The sequence GCTATAACGCGGACCTCCAGTTGCAGTACCGGGGGCGTCTGGATGCCAGCAGGAAAGAGGCGGCGGCGCCGGGAGCAAGGCGCGATCTGTTCGAGGCGATGAAGCAGGTCGCCGCAACCGGCAAGGGGCCGCGCGAGCAGATTCCGAGCATGGGATGTTCGATCAAATGGCGCGGCGAGTGAGAGAGCCGACTGCCCGTAGATCAGGGACTGCCTGGCCCGCCACCCCTCTCTTTTGGGGGAGTGATAAACCAGACAGACAGTTATGATAAAAAAGTTTTAGATAAGATACCCCTTATCTAATATTGCCCACCCATAATAATTCAGGGACAATGGCTCCCCCTTAGCACGGGGCGGGGGTTTGCCGTGTTTGTGGCTCTATCGATCACCTTCCGAATCCGCCCTTTAGTGTCAACCACTTAGAGAATTTTAGGAGAGACGCCATGCCCTCCCGCCGTGAACTTGCCAACGCCATTCGCGCCCTCAGCATGGATGCCGTCCAGAAGGCCAAATCGGGCCATCCGGGCGCCCCCATGGGCATGGCCGATATCGCCGAAGTGCTGTGGAACGACTTCCTCAAGCACAATCCGGTCAACCCCGAATGGGCCGATCGCGACCGTTTCGTGCTCTCCAACGGCCACGGCTCGATGCTGATCTACTCGTTGTTGCACCTGAGCGGCTACGACTTGAGCATCGAGGACCTGAAAAACTTCCGTCAGCTGCACTCCAAGACGCCGGGTCACCCGGAGTACGGCTATACGCCGGGTGTGGAGACCACGACCGGCCCCCTCGGGCAGGGCCTCACCAACGCAGTTGGCATGGCGATCGCTGAAAAGGTGTTGGCGGGCACGTTCAACCGTGATGGACACTCTATCGTCGATCACTACACCTATACCTTTGTCGGCGACGGCTGCCTGATGGAGGGTATTTCGCACGAGGCCTGCTCACTCGCGGGCACGCTGGGTCTCGGCAAGCTGATCGCGTTCTACGACGACAACGGGATCTCGATCGACGGTCATGTCGAGGGTTGGTTCACCGACGACACGGCGAAGCGCTTCGAGGCCTACGGCTGGCATGTGGTGCGCGACGTCGACGGGCATGACTCCGAGGCAATCGCCAAGGCGATCCGCGAGGCCCGTTCGGTCAACGACAAACCCACACTGATCTGCTGCAAGACTGTGATCGGCTACGGTGCGCCCAATCTGTGCGGCAGCCATGACTGTCACGGCGCGCCGCTGGGCGATGACGAAATCAAGGCCACACGCGAGAACCTGGGCTGGAATCACGAACCGTTTGTCATCCCGCAGGAGATCCAGGCCGCCTGGAGCAAGCGCGCCAAGGGCGCCGAGTTGGAAGCGGCGTGGTCCGGGAAATTCGCCGCCTACCGCAAGGCCCATCCGGAGCTGGCCGCCGAGTTCGAGCGTCGTGTGATCAAAGGCGAGCTGCCCAAGGATTTCGCCACCCAGGCGGCCGCGTACGTCGCGGCCTGTGCCGAGAAGGGCGAGACGGTCGCTTCGCGCAAGGCGAGCCAGAATGCTATCAATGCCTACGGGCCGCTGCTTCCCGAGCTGCTCGGCGGCTCGGCCGATCTGGCGGGCTCGAACCTGACTTTGTGGAAGGGCTCGAAAGCGCTCTCCAGTACCGTATCGGACGGCAACTACATCAACTACGGCGTGCGCGAGTTCGGCATGTCGGCGATCATGAACGGCATCGCGCTGCACGGCGGTTTCGTGCCTTACGGCGGCACGTTTCTGATGTTCATGGAGTATGCGCGCAACGCCGTGCGCATGGCCGCCCTGATGAAGATCCAGTCGATCTTTGTCTACACCCACGACTCCATCGGGCTCGGCGAGGATGGCCCTACGCATCAACCGGTCGAGCAGATCGCCTCGCTGCGTCTGATTCCCAACATGTCGGTGTGGCGACCCTGCGATACCGTCGAGTCCGCGGTCGCCTGGCAGTGCGCGGTCGAGCGCCGTGACGGGCCGACCAGCCTGATCTTCTCGCGCCAGAATCTGCCGCATCAGCCGCGCAGCGCGGCGCAGATCGATGCCATCAAGCGCGGTGGTTACGTGCTGGCGGAGGCTGATGGGGGTAAACCTGACGCCGTGATTATCGCCACCGGCTCCGAGGTCGGTCTCGCCATGGAGGTGCGCCAGCTGCTGGCCGCCAAGGGTAAGCGGGTGCGCGTGGTGTCGATGCCCTCCACCGATGCCTTCGACGCCCAGGACGCTGCCTACCGCGATTCGGTGCTGCCCAAGGGCATCCGGTGTGTCGCGATTGAGGCGGGTGTCACCGCGGGATGGTACAAGTACGTGGGGGGCGACGGTCGGGTGATTGGCGTCGATCGCTTCGGTGAATCGGCGCCCGCGGGTCAGCTTTTCGACTATTTCGGCTTCACGCCGGTAAAGGTTGCCGAGATTGTGCAAGAAATTCTGTAAAATCACGGCCCCAGTGGCGCGAACTCGGCGGTTTTCGACATGAGTGCCGCTACATCCACGCGCCTCAAGCGGTGACGGTTCATAAAAACTCGTTCAGGAGACAACCTAATGGCAATCAAAGTTGGTATCAATGGATTCGGTCGTATCGGCCGCATGGTATTTCGCGCGGTCGCAAAGGAGTTCCCGGATGTCGAGATCGTCGGCATCAACGATCTCCTTGAGCCCAGCTACCTCGCCTACATGCTGCAGTACGACTCGGTGCACGGCCGCTTCCCCGGGGAA is a genomic window of Pseudomonadota bacterium containing:
- the tkt gene encoding transketolase, which encodes MPSRRELANAIRALSMDAVQKAKSGHPGAPMGMADIAEVLWNDFLKHNPVNPEWADRDRFVLSNGHGSMLIYSLLHLSGYDLSIEDLKNFRQLHSKTPGHPEYGYTPGVETTTGPLGQGLTNAVGMAIAEKVLAGTFNRDGHSIVDHYTYTFVGDGCLMEGISHEACSLAGTLGLGKLIAFYDDNGISIDGHVEGWFTDDTAKRFEAYGWHVVRDVDGHDSEAIAKAIREARSVNDKPTLICCKTVIGYGAPNLCGSHDCHGAPLGDDEIKATRENLGWNHEPFVIPQEIQAAWSKRAKGAELEAAWSGKFAAYRKAHPELAAEFERRVIKGELPKDFATQAAAYVAACAEKGETVASRKASQNAINAYGPLLPELLGGSADLAGSNLTLWKGSKALSSTVSDGNYINYGVREFGMSAIMNGIALHGGFVPYGGTFLMFMEYARNAVRMAALMKIQSIFVYTHDSIGLGEDGPTHQPVEQIASLRLIPNMSVWRPCDTVESAVAWQCAVERRDGPTSLIFSRQNLPHQPRSAAQIDAIKRGGYVLAEADGGKPDAVIIATGSEVGLAMEVRQLLAAKGKRVRVVSMPSTDAFDAQDAAYRDSVLPKGIRCVAIEAGVTAGWYKYVGGDGRVIGVDRFGESAPAGQLFDYFGFTPVKVAEIVQEIL